A single region of the Streptomyces sp. AM 4-1-1 genome encodes:
- a CDS encoding lytic murein transglycosylase, translating to MRLNGTTGRGTGRGARWRISRTTRRGLGGTAAAVAAMAALTASQAPGFAGGERPVPRGAATDEVRWSQVPDDDSYHTELPPLTTPAPPKPGARVSPVAARSWAEAGVPATVLAAYRRAEAALGRSTPGCHLPWQLLAAIGKVESGQAGGGRVDVHGTTLTPILGPVLNGVGFATVTDTDDGVYDGDRTYDRAVGPMQFIPATWARWARDGNGDGRADPDNIHDAALAAGSYLCAGGRDLSVKTDLDRAILSYNHSDVYLRTVLSWLEFYRRGTHPVADGKGVVPASPGAGGPAGAVRPVAAAPPAGGAGRPTEGGGIVVGPAPGGSPGTTPGRTPGATPGKAPGAVRPSASAPPLHPPSASGSPDPGDSGGPTDPDPGTTPDPGTTPDPGTTPDPGTTPDPGTTPDPGTTPTPDPDPGTSEPVPGPGCPTRTPSSGASAPAPASGTPTPAPGVDPCATPPDSAPGS from the coding sequence ATGAGGCTCAACGGTACGACGGGGCGCGGGACCGGCCGTGGCGCGCGGTGGCGGATCAGCCGCACGACCCGGCGCGGACTGGGCGGTACCGCGGCGGCCGTGGCCGCGATGGCCGCCCTCACCGCCTCCCAGGCACCGGGGTTCGCCGGCGGCGAACGGCCGGTCCCGCGCGGCGCGGCGACCGACGAGGTGCGCTGGTCGCAGGTGCCCGACGACGACTCGTACCACACCGAGCTTCCACCGCTGACGACCCCCGCGCCCCCGAAGCCCGGCGCCCGGGTGAGCCCCGTCGCCGCCCGGTCGTGGGCCGAGGCGGGTGTCCCCGCCACGGTCCTCGCCGCCTACCGGAGGGCGGAGGCGGCACTCGGCCGCAGCACACCCGGATGCCATCTGCCGTGGCAGTTGCTGGCGGCGATCGGCAAGGTCGAGTCCGGGCAGGCGGGTGGCGGCCGGGTCGACGTCCACGGCACCACGCTCACCCCGATCCTCGGTCCGGTCCTGAACGGCGTGGGCTTCGCCACCGTCACCGACACCGACGACGGTGTGTACGACGGCGACCGGACGTACGACCGGGCGGTCGGCCCGATGCAGTTCATCCCGGCGACCTGGGCGCGCTGGGCGCGGGACGGCAACGGCGACGGACGCGCCGACCCGGACAACATCCACGACGCGGCGCTCGCCGCGGGCTCCTACCTGTGCGCGGGGGGCCGTGATCTGTCGGTGAAGACCGATCTGGACCGGGCGATCCTCAGCTACAACCACTCGGACGTCTATCTGCGGACCGTGCTGTCCTGGCTGGAGTTCTACCGCAGGGGCACGCATCCGGTGGCCGACGGCAAGGGGGTGGTCCCGGCCAGTCCCGGCGCGGGCGGCCCGGCCGGGGCCGTGCGGCCGGTCGCGGCGGCGCCCCCGGCGGGCGGCGCGGGCCGTCCGACAGAGGGCGGCGGCATCGTCGTGGGCCCGGCGCCCGGCGGAAGTCCGGGCACGACGCCCGGCAGGACCCCGGGAGCCACGCCCGGAAAGGCTCCGGGGGCCGTCCGGCCCTCGGCCTCGGCGCCCCCGCTCCACCCGCCGAGCGCTTCCGGTTCCCCGGACCCGGGCGACTCCGGCGGACCGACCGACCCGGACCCGGGGACCACCCCCGACCCCGGCACCACCCCCGACCCCGGCACCACTCCTGACCCCGGCACCACTCCTGACCCCGGCACCACTCCTGACCCCGGCACCACCCCCACCCCTGACCCCGACCCCGGCACGTCCGAGCCGGTTCCCGGCCCCGGCTGCCCGACGCGGACCCCCTCATCCGGTGCGTCGGCCCCGGCACCCGCCTCGGGCACCCCGACCCCCGCCCCCGGCGTCGACCCCTGCGCGACGCCCCCGGACTCAGCTCCCGGCAGCTGA
- a CDS encoding ATP-dependent DNA ligase, with product MDLPVMPPVKPMLAKSVPAIPAGMQYEAKWDGFRAVVYRDGDEVVIGSRTGKPLTRYFPELVTAVRDRLPPRCVLDGEIVVAHDGRLDFDRLSERIHPADSRVRLLAGRTPARLVVFDVLAMGDDSLMDTRQAERRTVLESALSGVTAPVHLAPATTDQALAREWFERYEGAGLDGVVAKPLDLPYRPGTRAMYKIKHERTADCVVAGYRPHKSGPVVGSLLLGLFDMEGALQHVGVCAAFPMKRRAELAAELDPLRVDPDDHPWAAWAEAAAHENSRLPGAPSRWSGKKDLSWVPIRPERVCEVAYDHMEGDRFRHTTQFRRWRPDRTPGSCTYGQLEEVVRYDLAQVLSAAGS from the coding sequence ATGGACCTGCCGGTGATGCCACCCGTCAAACCGATGCTCGCCAAGTCGGTGCCCGCCATCCCGGCCGGGATGCAGTACGAGGCCAAATGGGACGGGTTCCGCGCGGTCGTGTACCGGGACGGCGACGAGGTGGTGATCGGCAGCCGTACCGGCAAACCACTCACCCGCTACTTCCCCGAGCTGGTCACGGCGGTACGCGACCGGCTGCCGCCGCGCTGTGTGCTCGACGGTGAGATCGTCGTCGCGCACGACGGCCGGCTGGACTTCGACCGGCTGAGCGAGCGCATCCACCCGGCGGACTCACGGGTACGGCTGCTCGCCGGGCGGACCCCGGCCCGTCTGGTGGTGTTCGATGTCCTCGCCATGGGCGACGACTCGCTCATGGACACCCGGCAGGCGGAGCGGCGGACCGTCCTGGAGTCGGCTCTTTCCGGGGTGACGGCGCCTGTCCATCTGGCCCCCGCGACCACGGACCAGGCTCTCGCCCGGGAGTGGTTCGAGCGGTACGAGGGCGCCGGGCTCGACGGCGTCGTCGCGAAACCCCTCGACCTTCCGTACCGGCCCGGCACCCGCGCGATGTACAAGATCAAGCACGAACGCACCGCCGACTGTGTGGTCGCGGGCTACCGCCCCCACAAGAGCGGCCCGGTCGTCGGGTCGCTGCTCCTCGGCCTGTTCGACATGGAGGGCGCGCTCCAGCACGTCGGTGTCTGCGCGGCCTTCCCGATGAAGCGCCGCGCCGAACTGGCCGCCGAGCTGGACCCGCTGCGCGTCGACCCCGACGACCACCCGTGGGCGGCGTGGGCGGAGGCGGCCGCGCACGAGAACTCCCGGCTGCCCGGCGCCCCGAGCCGCTGGTCGGGCAAGAAGGACCTGTCGTGGGTGCCGATCCGGCCGGAGAGGGTGTGCGAGGTGGCGTACGACCACATGGAGGGCGACCGGTTCCGGCACACCACCCAGTTCCGGCGCTGGCGGCCGGACCGCACCCCCGGGAGCTGCACGTACGGACAGCTGGAAGAGGTGGTGCGGTACGACCTGGCGCAGGTGCTGTCAGCTGCCGGGAGCTGA
- the ligD gene encoding non-homologous end-joining DNA ligase — protein sequence MELEAGGRTVRLSNPDKVYFPEKGYTKRDVADYYLAVGEGITRALRDRPTTLQRFPDGVDGEFFYQKRAPKNVPDWIPTARIAFPSGRHADEICPTEPAAVLWAANLGTLTFHPWPVRGGDTEHPDELRIDLDPQPGTGYADAVRAAHELRAVLDENGVRGWPKTSGGRGLHVFVPIEPRWTFTQVRRAAIAVGRELERRMPGHVTTAWWKEERGRRIFVDYNQTARDRTIASAYSVRPRPNAQVSAPLRWDEIDDAEPADFDIRTMPERYARTGDLHADMDDHAYRLDALLELADRDEREHGLDDLPYPPEYPKMPGEPKRVQPSRARDDDA from the coding sequence GTGGAGCTGGAGGCAGGCGGGCGGACGGTACGGCTGTCCAATCCGGACAAGGTGTACTTCCCCGAGAAGGGCTACACGAAGCGGGACGTGGCCGACTACTACCTGGCCGTGGGCGAGGGCATCACCAGGGCGCTGCGCGACCGGCCGACCACGCTCCAGCGGTTCCCGGACGGTGTGGACGGCGAGTTCTTCTACCAGAAGCGGGCGCCGAAGAACGTCCCCGACTGGATTCCCACCGCCCGGATCGCCTTCCCCAGCGGCCGGCACGCCGACGAGATCTGCCCCACCGAGCCCGCCGCCGTGCTGTGGGCCGCGAACCTGGGCACGCTCACCTTCCACCCCTGGCCGGTGCGCGGCGGCGACACCGAACACCCCGACGAACTGCGCATCGACCTCGACCCGCAGCCGGGGACCGGCTACGCCGACGCGGTACGGGCCGCACACGAGCTCCGGGCCGTCCTCGACGAGAACGGGGTGCGCGGCTGGCCCAAGACCTCCGGCGGCCGGGGCCTGCACGTCTTCGTGCCGATCGAGCCGCGCTGGACCTTCACCCAGGTGCGGCGCGCGGCCATCGCGGTGGGACGCGAGCTGGAGCGCCGGATGCCGGGGCACGTCACCACCGCGTGGTGGAAGGAGGAGCGTGGCAGGCGGATCTTCGTCGACTACAACCAGACCGCCCGGGACCGCACGATCGCTTCCGCCTACTCCGTGCGCCCCCGTCCGAACGCGCAGGTCTCCGCGCCGCTGCGCTGGGACGAGATCGACGACGCGGAACCGGCGGACTTCGACATCAGGACCATGCCGGAGCGGTACGCGCGGACCGGTGACCTGCACGCGGACATGGACGACCACGCGTACCGGCTCGACGCGCTGCTGGAGCTGGCCGACCGGGACGAGCGGGAACACGGGCTCGACGACCTGCCGTACCCGCCGGAGTACCCGAAGATGCCCGGCGAACCGAAGCGGGTCCAGCCCAGCCGCGCGAGGGACGACGACGCATGA
- a CDS encoding ABC transporter permease — translation MSHTDDGRGPRDGGERGDERGEREESAEPGAAEDSGEPGAHRRARTLADRWTAFTNSPYLPATVLLFILAAAAGLFAGSYTYAMANPTPHNIPAALVGAPHAVRDEEFIAGMEKALNASLELHPYAEQHQAREALENQKVFAILSDDYHGVVLEVAGASGASVAQLLTESSRQVGEKVGVPVRVVDVKPLQKGDPRGLALFYISLAAVIIGFVGAIQLSVHARGLVPLERIAFTVAYALLGGFAIAAVVDWLLGSVHLPFVESWLILAFTMFTSGMVFTMFNTLLGRWAMIPTWGVMVLLGNPSSGGAVSWPLLPSALGVIGRWLPPGASVNAQHTAVYYQGHQRLFPFLVLAGWALVSCTVFWVWRHRHPGGRPRTPERAAAPG, via the coding sequence ATGAGCCACACGGACGACGGCCGGGGGCCGCGCGACGGGGGCGAACGCGGGGACGAGCGGGGGGAACGGGAAGAGTCCGCGGAGCCCGGGGCGGCGGAGGATTCGGGGGAGCCCGGGGCCCACCGGCGGGCGCGGACCCTCGCGGACCGGTGGACGGCCTTCACGAACTCGCCGTACCTCCCCGCGACCGTACTGCTGTTCATCCTGGCGGCCGCCGCCGGACTCTTCGCCGGTTCCTATACGTACGCGATGGCGAACCCGACCCCGCACAACATTCCGGCGGCCCTGGTCGGCGCGCCGCACGCCGTGCGCGACGAGGAGTTCATCGCGGGCATGGAGAAGGCGCTCAACGCCTCGCTGGAACTGCACCCGTACGCCGAACAGCACCAAGCACGCGAGGCGTTGGAGAATCAGAAGGTCTTCGCGATCCTGAGCGACGACTACCACGGTGTGGTGCTCGAAGTCGCCGGTGCCTCCGGCGCCAGTGTCGCGCAACTGCTGACCGAGTCCTCCCGGCAGGTGGGCGAGAAGGTCGGCGTGCCCGTCAGGGTCGTGGACGTCAAACCGCTCCAGAAGGGCGACCCCCGGGGCCTCGCCCTCTTCTACATCTCGCTCGCCGCGGTCATCATCGGCTTCGTCGGGGCGATCCAGCTCAGCGTGCACGCCCGTGGTCTCGTACCGCTGGAACGGATCGCGTTCACCGTCGCCTACGCGCTGCTCGGCGGGTTCGCCATCGCCGCCGTCGTGGACTGGCTGCTGGGCTCGGTCCATCTGCCGTTCGTCGAGTCCTGGCTGATCCTGGCCTTCACGATGTTCACCTCGGGGATGGTCTTCACCATGTTCAACACCCTGCTGGGCCGTTGGGCGATGATCCCGACCTGGGGTGTCATGGTGCTGCTCGGCAACCCGTCCTCCGGTGGCGCGGTGTCCTGGCCACTGCTGCCGTCCGCGCTCGGGGTCATCGGGCGCTGGCTGCCGCCGGGCGCCTCGGTCAACGCCCAGCACACCGCCGTCTACTACCAGGGTCATCAGCGACTGTTCCCGTTCCTGGTGCTGGCCGGGTGGGCACTGGTGTCCTGCACGGTGTTCTGGGTGTGGCGCCACCGGCACCCGGGAGGCCGTCCCCGGACACCGGAGCGGGCGGCGGCGCCCGGGTGA
- a CDS encoding IclR family transcriptional regulator — protein sequence MTEAAAVRAPGGAQAVRRALDLLHCFHDNGSDLSASELARRLRLPVSTAHRLARTLLGAGFLEQDARTARYRLGPAVTELGRLSYHQRGLHLAAPELADLTERTGVTADLALRSGPSAVIVAGGSVTPKVGLRRPLHSTALGKVLLAWARPGDGGLAALPPLRSFTDRTIVETEALEAELARVRSDAYALNDGESAYGVRTLAVPVLDGAGYARFALAVRATPSVITDERADWFLARTRECARALEVLLLSPAERRPPSR from the coding sequence ATGACCGAGGCCGCCGCAGTGCGCGCCCCCGGTGGCGCTCAGGCGGTCCGGCGGGCCCTTGACCTGCTGCACTGCTTCCACGACAACGGCTCCGATCTCAGCGCCTCCGAGCTCGCCCGCCGTCTGAGGCTGCCGGTCTCCACGGCGCACCGGCTCGCCCGCACGCTGCTGGGAGCGGGGTTCCTGGAGCAGGACGCCCGCACGGCCCGCTATCGGCTGGGCCCGGCCGTCACCGAGCTGGGCCGGCTCTCGTACCACCAGCGCGGTCTGCACCTGGCCGCGCCCGAGCTGGCCGATCTCACCGAACGCACGGGCGTCACCGCCGACTTGGCGCTGCGCAGCGGTCCCAGTGCGGTGATCGTCGCCGGCGGATCGGTCACCCCGAAGGTGGGCCTGCGCCGGCCACTGCACTCCACGGCACTCGGCAAGGTACTGCTCGCGTGGGCCCGGCCGGGTGACGGAGGGCTCGCCGCACTGCCGCCGCTGCGCTCGTTCACGGACCGCACGATCGTCGAAACCGAGGCCCTGGAGGCGGAGTTGGCGCGGGTGCGGTCCGACGCGTACGCCCTCAACGACGGTGAGTCGGCGTACGGGGTGCGCACTCTGGCGGTCCCGGTGCTGGACGGCGCCGGGTACGCGCGCTTCGCCCTGGCGGTACGGGCCACACCGTCCGTGATAACCGACGAGCGCGCCGACTGGTTCCTGGCCCGGACCCGGGAGTGCGCCCGCGCCCTGGAGGTCCTGCTGCTGTCACCCGCCGAGCGCCGGCCACCGTCCCGCTGA
- a CDS encoding putative leader peptide, whose product MAGRLTTAVTRTAPVPLALTLRRHIDLARVSSATCR is encoded by the coding sequence ATGGCCGGTCGCCTCACCACCGCCGTCACCCGCACCGCTCCGGTCCCGCTCGCCCTGACACTGCGCCGTCACATCGATCTGGCGCGGGTCTCCAGCGCCACCTGTCGCTGA
- a CDS encoding ABC transporter substrate-binding protein, which translates to MTHAAPPQTLWFTRCPVPTATGIAADRRWLTDEFAPDGITVRSLQDAAPDADRAAHFTHALPGLFREGGNVPALWARSRGERTRLIGLTWIEERQVVLVAPGSGIRGAEALRGLRLALPKHSIAIDFWRAMALRGFEGALASAAIAPGTTGAAGGPGLGAADVTLVDVPADGYEGQWAAELAALRRGDVDAVYVKGALAVEAARRSGAEIAVELDELPDRRFRVNNGTPRPITVHQQLLDDHPGLVDRFLAVLIEAADWAAEQPGEVARILGAETGAGADGVAGAYRPGTHLSLSPDLSADRLALLAQQESALRAHGFLPEPVDVTAWADPEPLRRATALARSRTALRHPAT; encoded by the coding sequence ATGACCCATGCCGCCCCGCCCCAGACCCTCTGGTTCACCCGCTGTCCCGTACCCACCGCCACCGGCATCGCCGCCGACCGGCGGTGGCTAACCGACGAGTTCGCCCCCGACGGCATCACCGTGCGCTCCCTCCAGGACGCGGCACCCGACGCCGACCGTGCGGCCCACTTCACCCACGCACTGCCGGGACTCTTCCGCGAGGGCGGCAACGTCCCCGCCCTGTGGGCCCGTTCGAGGGGAGAGCGGACCAGGCTCATCGGGCTCACCTGGATCGAGGAACGGCAGGTCGTGCTCGTCGCGCCCGGTTCCGGCATCCGGGGCGCCGAGGCGCTGCGCGGGCTGCGGCTAGCCCTGCCGAAGCACTCGATCGCCATCGACTTCTGGCGGGCCATGGCGCTGCGCGGGTTCGAAGGCGCACTGGCCTCCGCCGCAATCGCCCCCGGGACGACCGGCGCGGCCGGGGGACCGGGGCTCGGGGCGGCCGACGTCACGCTCGTCGACGTGCCCGCCGACGGGTACGAGGGCCAGTGGGCCGCCGAACTGGCCGCCCTGCGCCGCGGGGACGTCGACGCCGTCTACGTCAAGGGCGCCCTGGCCGTGGAGGCGGCCCGGCGGTCCGGCGCCGAGATCGCCGTCGAACTCGACGAGTTGCCCGACCGGCGGTTCCGCGTCAACAACGGCACCCCCCGGCCCATCACCGTCCACCAACAGCTCCTCGACGACCACCCAGGTCTCGTCGACCGCTTCCTCGCCGTCCTCATCGAGGCGGCCGACTGGGCCGCCGAACAGCCGGGCGAGGTCGCCCGCATCCTCGGCGCCGAGACCGGGGCGGGCGCGGACGGGGTCGCCGGGGCCTACCGGCCGGGCACCCATCTGTCCCTGAGCCCCGACCTGTCCGCGGACCGCCTCGCCCTGCTCGCCCAGCAGGAGAGCGCCCTGCGCGCCCACGGCTTCCTGCCCGAGCCGGTCGACGTCACGGCGTGGGCCGACCCCGAACCACTGCGCCGCGCCACCGCGCTCGCCCGCTCCCGTACCGCCCTCCGACATCCCGCCACCTGA
- a CDS encoding ABC transporter substrate-binding protein, whose translation MRLPRSLRTPLAPTLLTVTALLALTACSTSAADSGDGRPGGTVSIRIPDPGNSGVLALGKKDGSLDRALAKVGAKVAWTGSAGPFAPAAQAMNADQLDIATGSITSGITSLAQRPGFKFFTAVAPDTAGEGILVKNGSGIDSVADLVGRKVAVNQGGTGEYLLLKALAKAGIPADRVERVYLRPDQTAAVLNAGQVDAWAVWATYAVAEIGGGKAHFVADGAALGSDNYSLNAVRTDFATRHPEIVKALYQYLHDATAKEKRDPAAYLNVFTDVGPTAVTGKAKEVQIAFTRQGGTVDPIGPEDIKRFDAVAAFYAEQKVTRTKVDIAPHLLDIEKPA comes from the coding sequence ATGCGCCTGCCACGATCACTCCGCACGCCCCTCGCCCCCACGCTCCTCACGGTCACCGCCCTCCTCGCCCTCACCGCCTGCTCCACGTCGGCCGCCGACAGCGGGGACGGCAGACCGGGCGGCACGGTGAGCATCCGGATACCCGACCCCGGGAACTCCGGCGTCCTCGCCCTCGGCAAGAAGGACGGCAGTCTCGACAGAGCCCTCGCCAAGGTCGGCGCCAAGGTGGCGTGGACCGGCAGCGCCGGCCCCTTCGCCCCCGCCGCCCAGGCCATGAACGCCGACCAACTCGACATCGCCACCGGCTCCATCACCTCCGGCATCACCTCGCTCGCCCAGCGCCCCGGCTTCAAGTTCTTCACCGCGGTCGCCCCCGACACGGCGGGCGAAGGCATTCTCGTCAAGAACGGCTCCGGGATCGACTCGGTCGCCGACCTGGTCGGCCGGAAGGTCGCTGTCAACCAGGGCGGCACCGGCGAATACCTGTTGCTCAAGGCACTCGCCAAGGCGGGTATCCCGGCCGACCGGGTCGAGCGGGTCTATCTGCGGCCCGACCAGACCGCCGCCGTCCTCAACGCGGGCCAGGTCGACGCCTGGGCCGTCTGGGCGACCTACGCGGTGGCCGAGATCGGCGGCGGCAAGGCGCACTTCGTCGCCGACGGCGCGGCCCTCGGCTCGGACAACTACAGCCTCAACGCCGTCCGGACGGACTTCGCCACCCGGCACCCCGAGATCGTGAAGGCCCTCTACCAGTACCTCCACGACGCCACCGCCAAGGAGAAGCGGGACCCGGCCGCCTATCTGAACGTCTTCACCGACGTCGGCCCGACCGCCGTCACCGGCAAGGCCAAGGAGGTCCAGATCGCCTTCACCCGTCAGGGTGGCACGGTCGACCCCATCGGCCCCGAGGACATCAAGCGGTTCGACGCCGTCGCCGCCTTCTACGCCGAACAGAAGGTGACCAGGACCAAGGTCGACATCGCCCCACACCTTCTCGACATCGAGAAGCCGGCATGA
- a CDS encoding ABC transporter permease, translating to MSGAQGAGLITPRPQLRGPRGRTYAVTVRAVGPVALLVLWWTASATGLLTPDVLASPAGVLRAVRELWGNGQLPDALTTSLTRSGLGLLIGLTAGLTLGVTTGFTRLGDELLDSSLQTLRTIPFLSLVPLFMVWFGINETAKILLIAVATTFPMYVSTSSGVRDTDPKLVEAMQSFGMSRPAVVRQVVLPGALPSLLAGLRLSMTLSVIALIAAEEINTTAGIGYLMSQAQSYARTDILAVCILVYGLLGLTADVVVRLLERLLMPWRTPQGAPR from the coding sequence ATGAGCGGTGCCCAGGGCGCCGGCCTGATCACCCCCCGCCCGCAGCTGCGCGGACCGCGCGGCAGGACCTACGCCGTGACGGTAAGGGCCGTCGGGCCCGTCGCGCTCCTCGTCCTGTGGTGGACCGCATCCGCGACCGGCCTGCTCACCCCCGACGTGCTGGCATCGCCCGCCGGAGTACTGCGCGCGGTCAGGGAGTTGTGGGGAAACGGCCAACTCCCCGACGCCCTCACCACCTCCCTCACCCGCTCCGGACTCGGACTGCTCATCGGTCTCACCGCGGGACTGACGCTCGGCGTCACCACCGGATTCACCCGGCTCGGTGACGAACTCCTCGATTCCTCCCTCCAGACCCTGCGCACCATTCCGTTCCTCTCCCTGGTCCCGCTCTTCATGGTCTGGTTCGGGATCAACGAGACGGCGAAGATCCTGCTCATCGCCGTCGCCACCACCTTCCCGATGTACGTGTCGACTTCCAGCGGAGTACGCGACACCGACCCCAAACTCGTCGAAGCCATGCAGAGCTTCGGGATGAGCCGCCCCGCCGTCGTCCGCCAGGTCGTGCTGCCCGGCGCCCTGCCCTCGCTGCTCGCCGGACTACGGCTGTCCATGACGCTGAGCGTGATCGCCCTGATCGCCGCCGAGGAGATCAACACCACCGCGGGCATCGGCTATCTGATGTCCCAGGCCCAGAGCTACGCCCGCACCGACATCCTCGCCGTCTGCATCCTCGTCTACGGACTCCTCGGCCTGACCGCCGACGTCGTCGTCCGGCTGCTGGAACGGCTGCTGATGCCCTGGCGCACCCCACAGGGAGCTCCCCGATGA
- a CDS encoding ABC transporter ATP-binding protein has product MTDGPTTPRPPAETPAPAVRVRGLRRVFADRAVLDGLRLDIARGEFVALLGASGSGKTTLLRILGALDGADGGEVLVPAARTVVFQEPRLVPSKKVLANVTVALPRGSAPRGLRALAEVGLERHADAWPATLSGGESQRVALARALVREPELLLLDEPFAALDALTRLKMQDLVGELCRRHRPAVLLVTHDVDEAVRLADRVAVLRDGQLVTDETVTVDRPRDPGDPAFAALRRRLLNDLGVRTPALPGPPVTTTAAAAPASATAPGTPASATAPGTPATATTPEIPTNTTPSEIGVI; this is encoded by the coding sequence ATGACCGACGGACCGACCACCCCCAGGCCACCGGCCGAAACACCCGCGCCGGCGGTACGCGTACGGGGGCTGCGCCGCGTCTTCGCCGACCGGGCCGTCCTCGACGGACTACGACTCGACATCGCCCGCGGCGAGTTCGTCGCCCTCCTCGGGGCGAGCGGCAGCGGCAAGACCACCCTGCTGCGCATCCTGGGCGCCCTCGACGGAGCCGACGGGGGAGAGGTGCTGGTCCCGGCCGCCCGCACCGTCGTCTTCCAGGAACCCCGCCTCGTACCGTCCAAGAAGGTCCTCGCCAATGTGACCGTCGCGCTGCCGCGCGGCAGCGCTCCCCGGGGGCTGCGAGCCCTCGCCGAGGTCGGTCTCGAACGGCACGCGGACGCCTGGCCCGCCACCCTCTCCGGAGGCGAGTCGCAACGGGTCGCCCTGGCCCGCGCCCTCGTCAGGGAACCCGAACTGCTCCTGCTCGACGAGCCGTTCGCCGCGCTCGACGCCCTCACCCGGCTCAAGATGCAGGACCTGGTGGGGGAGTTGTGCCGCCGGCACCGGCCGGCCGTGCTCCTCGTCACCCATGACGTCGACGAGGCCGTACGACTCGCCGACCGCGTCGCCGTACTGCGCGACGGACAGCTCGTCACCGACGAGACCGTCACCGTCGACCGGCCACGCGATCCGGGTGACCCGGCGTTCGCCGCGCTGCGCCGACGCCTGCTGAACGACCTGGGAGTGCGGACCCCGGCGCTCCCCGGCCCACCCGTCACCACCACGGCCGCCGCGGCCCCCGCGTCCGCCACGGCCCCCGGGACTCCCGCGTCCGCCACGGCCCCCGGGACTCCCGCGACCGCCACGACCCCCGAGATCCCCACGAACACCACGCCTTCCGAAATCGGAGTGATCTGA
- a CDS encoding ABC transporter substrate-binding protein encodes MTVTIGVHSSNPSLHHLRHLSTVGLDLAQDELAPLGESVVFHPYTNGVRTGELLSRGVIDFGGTGSTPPITAQAAGHDLVYTAVSAPRPGHGALLVPENSDIRTVADLRGTTVHLAIGSWQTHLVAKALDTAGLSYADDITAVRSTDDSERLLRAGEIAAWVVQGAQLAAARRTGGLRVLVPTEDVITDRSVFFTRRDFAEGRPEIVAALSRALRRADEWAAANPREAARVAAADLGGDVDDWETALRALPWRIEDVSDTFIAEQQEAADIFHRTGFIDRPVTVADARAVTPAVTPKAV; translated from the coding sequence ATGACCGTCACCATCGGTGTCCACAGCAGCAATCCGTCCCTCCACCACCTGCGTCACCTCTCGACCGTCGGCCTCGACCTCGCCCAGGACGAGCTGGCCCCGCTCGGCGAGAGCGTCGTCTTCCACCCGTACACGAACGGCGTCCGCACCGGCGAACTCCTCTCGCGGGGCGTCATCGACTTCGGCGGAACCGGCTCCACACCGCCCATCACCGCCCAGGCCGCGGGCCACGACCTCGTCTACACCGCCGTGTCCGCCCCCCGCCCCGGTCACGGCGCGCTCCTGGTCCCCGAGAACAGCGACATCCGCACGGTCGCCGACCTCAGGGGCACCACCGTGCACCTCGCGATCGGCTCCTGGCAGACCCATCTGGTGGCCAAGGCCCTCGACACCGCCGGGCTGTCGTACGCCGACGACATCACCGCCGTACGGAGCACCGACGACAGCGAACGGCTGCTGCGCGCCGGAGAGATCGCCGCCTGGGTCGTCCAGGGCGCTCAGCTCGCCGCGGCCCGCCGCACGGGCGGCCTCCGCGTCCTCGTCCCCACCGAGGACGTCATCACCGACCGCTCCGTCTTCTTCACCCGACGCGACTTCGCCGAGGGACGCCCCGAGATCGTGGCCGCCCTCTCCCGGGCCCTGCGCCGCGCCGACGAATGGGCCGCCGCGAACCCGCGTGAGGCGGCGCGGGTCGCCGCCGCCGATCTGGGCGGTGACGTGGACGACTGGGAGACCGCGCTGCGAGCCCTGCCGTGGCGGATCGAGGACGTGTCGGACACGTTCATCGCCGAGCAGCAGGAAGCGGCCGACATCTTCCACCGCACCGGCTTCATCGACCGTCCCGTGACCGTCGCGGACGCCCGCGCGGTCACCCCGGCGGTCACCCCGAAGGCGGTCTGA